In Halichondria panicea chromosome 17, odHalPani1.1, whole genome shotgun sequence, a single window of DNA contains:
- the LOC135351140 gene encoding intraflagellar transport protein 70A-like, giving the protein MANLRVPEGQYTQTIYGMIKEHRYGEVIQILSLELQQYPKSRAALSLLGFCYFHVQDFASAADCYEQLIQLHPEVDDYRLYYAQALYKACSYPEAMKASCQIENPTYHTQILKLQASIKYAEDDLPNAKTLVEQCASDDPDSSFNMACTLFKEKRYSEACSHFNSVLQVTGYNADTCYCIALCHYMMKQYAAALKYITEIIERGIKEHPELSVGMQTEGVDVRSVGNTAVLNETALVETFNLKAAIEYQLKNYEAAKEALTDMPPRSEEELDPVTLHNQALMNIDESPTQSFEKLQFLLQQVPCPPETFSNLLLLYIKHEYFDLAADVLAENAHLTYKCLSPYLWDFIDAQITQQTSPEEAFRKLDALATNHTEKLRKLTKQVQEHRHNHDDEAVKRAVEEYDDTLECYIPVLMTQAKIYWDKEDYSQVEATFRKSVEFCSEHDVWKLNVAHVLFMQETKFKEAAGFYESIVKKHFDNLVGVSAIILANICVSYIMTGHTEEAEEIMKKIEKEEEDLSYEEPDKKLYHLCIVNLVIGTLYCAKGNYEFGVARIMKSLEPYSKKLGTDTWYYAKRCFCSLLENMSKHMIMLKDDVARDIIQFFEHCEAYGRNIPAVSEQPLQHDSIDIGRNTVTYQARLLKALFLQLTEY; this is encoded by the exons ATGGCTAACCTGAGAGTACCCGAGGGACAATACACTCAGACCATTTATGGAATG ATTAAGGAGCATCGCTATGGTGAAGTGATCCAGATATTGAGTCTAGAACTTCAACAGTATCCCAAGTCCAGGGCAGCACTATCCCTCCTCGGATTCTGCTATTTCCATGTGCAAGACTTTGCCTCAGCAGCAGACTG TTACGAGCAACTCATTCAGTTGCATCCTGAAGTAGACGACTATCGACTCTACTATGCTCAG GCTCTATACAAGGCATGTTCTTACCCTGAGGCCATGAAGGCTTCTTGTCAGATTGAGAACCCTACCTACCATACACAG ATTTTAAAGCTTCAAGCTTCTATAAAGTATGCAGAAGATGACCTCCCCAATGCTAAG ACCCTTGTGGAGCAGTGTGCTTCCGATGATCCTGATTCTAGCTTCAACATGGCCTGTACCTTATTCAAG GAGAAGCGTTACAGTGAGGCATGTAGTCATTTCAACAGTGTACTGCAAGTGACGGGCTACAATGCTGACACCTGTTACTGTATAGCACTGTGCCATTACATGATGAAACAGTACGCTGCCGCTCTCAAGTACATCACAGAGATCATTGAGAGAGGAATCAAAGAGCACCCAG AGTTGAGTGTGGGCATGCAGACTGAAGGTGTGGATGTGAGGAGTGTTGGAAACACAGCG GTTCTTAATGAGACTGCTCTGGTTGAGACGTTCAACCTAAAGGCTGCCATTGAGTACCAGCTCAAGAATT ATGAGGCAGCTAAAGAGGCTCTCACTGACATGCCCCCACGATCTGAAGAG GAACTGGACCCAGTGACGCTGCACAACCAGGCCCTGATGAACATTGACGAGAGCCCGACTCAGAGCTTTGAGAAGCTCCAGTTCCTCCTCCAGCAAGTACCCTGTCCCCCAGAGACGTTCTCCAACCTACTGCTCCTATACATTAAACATGAA TATTTTGACCTGGCTGCGGATGTGCTGGCTGAGAATGCTCACCTCACTTACAAGTGCCTCTCTCCTTACCTGTGGGACTTCATTGATGCACAAATAACTCAGCAGACTTCCCCTGAAGAG GCATTCCGGAAGCTGGATGCTCTTGCCACCAACCACACTGAGAAGCTACGTAAGCTCACAAAGCAGGTGCAGGAACATCGACATAACCATGACGATGAGGCCGTCAAAAGAGCGGTGGAGGAATATGATGATACTTTagagtg CTACATCCCTGTGTTGATGACCCAGGCCAAGATCTACTGGGACAAAGAAGACTACAGTCAAGTGGAGGCCACCTTTAGGAAGAGTGTGGAGTTCTGCAGTGAGCATGACGTGTGGAAGCTCAATGTGGCACATGTACTCTTCATGCAG GAGACAAAGTTTAAGGAAGCAGCAGGGTTCTATGAGTCTATTGTCAAGAAACACTTTGACAAC CTTGTTGGGGTCAGTGCAATCATTTTAGCAAACATTTGTGTCTCCTACATCATGACTGGACACACTGAGGAG GCCGAGGAAATAATGAAGAAAATTGAGAAAGAGGAG GAAGATCTTTCCTACGAGGAACCAGACAAGAAGCTGTACCACTTGTGTATTGTCAACCTAGTGATTGG CACTCTGTACTGCGCCAAGGGTAATTATGAGTTTGGAGTGGCTCGTATCATGAAGAGCTTGGAACCATACAGCAAAAAA ctTGGTACAGACACTTGGTATTATGCAAAAAGATGTTTCTGCTCTCTGCTTGAAAACATG TCAAAGCACATGATAATGTTGAAGGACGATGTGGCTCGCGACATTATTCAGTTCTTCGAGCACTGTGAAG CTTATGGGCGCAACATACCGGCCGTATCCGAGCAACCCCTACAGCACGACTCCATAGATATTGGAAGGAATACTGTTACTTATCAAGCTAGGCTCCTCAAAGCGTTGTTCTTGCAACTAACCGAATATTAG